CAAAATGCTGCGCTAACCAACTAAGCCACCTTACCTTTGTGTTCTCCCTCCGTTCTATAATATAAGAGCGTGTTCTACACAAGTGTAGTACCAAAAACGCTCTTGTATTACGAGAAGAAGGGAGTACTTTTCTTCttcattcttttttttccttttttcttggaACAGTTTCaatcattttttttccttttttcttttttcttctaacGGTTTTGTCCTTTTGTTTTCTCTAAATGAGTGAACTTTTTCTTCAAactgatgattttttttaaatagattaactttgttcaaaatcgatgaacttgttttagaaaaaaattgaatttttttcagatttgatgaacctttttttcATTTCGAAGACCTTGGTTTCAAATTTGATAAACTTATTTCAATTTTATAATCTTTTAAAAAATCCTATAAACCTATTTTAAAAAttgattatttttttaaaaaaatcaatgaACAGTTTTAAAATTTTCCTGATCTTATTTTCAAATTCAAAGAAATTAtataattcatgaatatttttaattgGTAAAAACCTTTTTAAAATTTTTGATTTCTTTCAATTCGTGGTTTTTGTGAAtgttttttcaaatttttgttttcTTTATTCAAATAATTATAGTGCCTATataatactagtactccctccgtttgaaaaTAAGTCTTAACTTTctgctaactttagtataaagttatactaaagttgagacacttattttagtaTGAAGGAAATATATATTTAATGTTTGTACAGAATGAATAGTCAAAACAACTATGTTTCCACTAGTAATGAGGTAAATACACTAGAAGTCACAGAACTTGCACGCAATGTTCAGTTTAGTGCATAAACTTGTAAAATACATGTTTCTGGTCATCTAACTCGTCATCTCGTGCATATACGGTGCTTCCAACCGTATCCCTACGAGTGCCAACGTGGCAGGGCCACCATCAGTGGCCGAGGCTGTTTTTTTTAAGAAAGGGCCCATACATTCTATTTATTTTTACACAAACAATCCTCAAATAAAATGAAAGAAGCTGCAGCGCATGATGGGATTCAAACCGATGAGCTAGTACGATCCGCCTAGCGTAGAGAGCGACTAGACCAACTAACAGTTGACGCTTCCTCAAAAAAGAAAATCTAACAGTTGACGCTAAAATGCACAGTTAAAGCTATTTAACACGTATTGCATAAAAAAAATATAAATTAAAACGACAAAAGGGTTTGCTGAAAAGGGAAAGCCCCAGTTTGATACTATGGCATCGTGTACAAGTGCCAACCATCAGGCCACACCGACACTTAGTAACACAAACAAATTTTATCTTGTATATTGTTTTTTCTATGTAAGATAGATTTGATTTTAGTTTATCAGTGATAAATAGAGATAAAAATGATAAAAGTGTTATGTATTGTATAGTATAAAATTTATGTATTCCAATGGCAGTGAGCTATGTTTAATTTTTTTACGCAAAGATAGATCCTTTTTTGCACATAGTACCTAACTTTAAATATATATTCCCGCAAAAAATAGTGCAGAATGAATGAATGCAAATTCTTTTGGACAAACCAACGAAAATtttggttgaatttgattttttttaattataaAATCTGGATAAAGGAAATAAAATGTAGAATGAATATACGTAAATTCTTTTGGACAAATCAACaaaaaatttgtttgaatttgaataattctaaatttaaatatttatataaaaggaAATATAGTGCACAATGAATGTACGTATGTTTTCGGACAAATAAACTCAATTTATGTTTGAATTCGAATAAATGTAAATTTAAAAATCTAGATAAAAGAACGTACAGTGCAGAGTGAATGTACATAAATTATTCTGGACAAATCAAATctaaataaaagaaaatatagtGTAGAATGAATGTACATGCTCGAGCCCGAGGTCTGAACTTTTTCATAATAGTAGTCCAAGTAACTTTGGTTTTAGTAATGAAAAAATTCGGACAAATCAACGAAAATTTTGTCtgaattcaaataattttaaattaATAATCTAGATAAGAGAAAACATAGTTCAGAATGTATACTTTTACTCTTTGATATATATCTTAGGAGTCTCAAATAGGGTGCTATCTAAAAAAGTGCATGCGGATTACCACcatcacagccactgacagtgggcccctccATGTGGCATGCATAGGGATACGACTGGATACCGTAGAAAGCACCGTATATGAACAAAAGGACAAGTTAGATGACCAGAaacacgtattttacaagtttatgcACTAAACTAAATGTTGCGTGCAAGTTCTTTGACTTCTAGTGTATTTACCTCACTAGTAATCAACAAACCAGGAGTGTGTGGGCATTCACACGTTGGCGTTCGGAGTTCGAATCCCACTTCTCGTGAGTTCGAGGcgctagatgggccggcccaggcgcGGGGGGACCACAGCCTCGTTTACTTTTATATTTTTCATGTTTTTTGGTTTCCCTTTTTTCTACTTTTTTGTACTTtcaaatattctaaataaatataCTGTAAaaacattatatttttaaaattaaCCAAGTACTtacaaaatgttaaatgtgtataaagaaAATGTTTGTCATGTGTACAAAAAATATATACGGTGTGTgtgaaaaaagttgatcatgtactTTCAAAAAGTTAAATCCGagcatttcaaaaaaatgtttaacaagtatttgaatttttttaaattgttATAGGCAAAatgtgaccatgtattaaaaaatgttaacatatatttgaaaaatgttaaccaagcatttgaaaaaatgtcaaATGTGTATAGAATTTTTTTGACCAAACTTTAAAATAATGTAGAActgatatttaaaaaatgttactcatGCATTTGAAAATAAATGTTAAATGCCccacaaaaaaatttaaaaattgttaaatgtgtatagaggaaatgttgatcatgtattaaaaagaTGTAGACCTGGTATTTGAAAAATGTCACTTGAGCATTTCGAAAAAAtgtaaaatgtgtatagaaaaaactgttgaccatgtattaaaaatgtgaatctagtatttgaaaaatgtgaaatgtgtatagaaaaatgttgaccatgtattgaaaATGTTAATCttctatttgaaaaatattgaatgtgtattaaaaaatgtaTTACATATATACAAAAAAACTGTATAGAAAAATAGTGAAAACCCgagagaaaacaaaaagaaaacaaatgaaaaccagaaagagacaacaaaaccaaagacaaatgaaaaaaaggaaagaaaagaaaaaaaagcaagaaatgaagaaaaccaaagaaaacaatgaAATAAAAGAAAGACcagagaaaaaaatcagtaaaaacagagaaacaaacaaagaaaaaccggtgaaaaggaaaaaaaacaatatCAAGCACACAAACGTGGTCAGCATCCTTGTCACGACCATCAAGGACGATGTTCTCTAATTCCTAACTGACTGGATACTCGGGATAGTAGAACCGATCGGCTGACCGGAGCCCAAGGCATGCTTGTCGGTTGCCATCCCAAAGGAGAAGATCTACTGCATCTGGTGGTGGTTCGTGAGTTAACCATTGTGTGGCCCTGGTAGTGCTCTAGCTCCAAAATGATCGAGCAGTCCTCCTGATCCCATGAAGCGCTGCTCAGGTCTCTGAGCTTGGACATAGTGATCCACCTCGCTCTCCGGTTCCTAAGGTTGTTGTAGACTTGGGTTGAGGTGACCTCCTTCCCACAAAACTTGAACACCTGTTTTGCAGCAACGTTCAAATGCACCtctgaaaggaccacgatgtcgcctagaggggggtgaataagcgTTTTAAAATCTTTTGCGGATTTgactatatcctaatgcggaaataaactaagcagatacttttcaagcacaaatcctaaatatactaggctcactaagtgcaccaacaacttaggataaacaagatgagaacaacgaggatatgagtaacCACAAGTAagtcactgatacgtccattttgcatcatgcttttatatcgatatttattgtattatggactgttattacacattatgtcacaatacttatgcttattatctcttattttacaaggtttacatgaaaagggagaatgccagctcgaattctgggctggaaaaggagcaaatattagagacttattctgcacaactccaaaagtcctgaaactccacggaagtcagtttcaaaatatgtaaaaaatattgggcggaagaagcactagaggggggccacccaccatccacgagggtgggggcgcgccctacccccctggcgcgccccctgcctcgtgggccccttggcaggcctccggtgcccatctttggctatatgaggtctttcgcgctagaaaaaatcataagaaagctcacgggatgaaactccaccgccacgaggcggaaccttggcggaaccaatctagggctccggcggagctgttctaccggaaaacatccatccgggagggggaaatcatcaccaccatcaccaccatcgatcctctcatcaggagggggtcaatctccatcaacatcttcatcaacaccatctcctctcaaaccctagttcatctcttgtatccaatctctgtcccaaaacctcagattggtacctgtggattgctagtagtgttgattactccttgtagttgatgctagttggtttatttggtggaagatcaaatgttcagatcctttatgcatattaatacccctctgattatgaacatgaatatgatttgtgagtagttacgttttttcctgaggacatgaaagaagtcttgttataagtagtcatgtgaatttggcattcgttcgatatcttgatgagatgtatgttgtctttcctctagtggtgtcatgtgaacgtcgactacataacacttcaccattgtttgggcctaggggaaggcattgggaagtaataagtagatgatgggttgtcagagtgacagaagcttaaaccctagtttatgcgttgcttcataaggagctgatttggatccatatgtttcatgctatggttaagtttaccttaatactttttttgtagttgcggatgcttgcaagaggggttaatcataagtgggatgcttgtccaaggaagggcagtacccaagcaccgatccacccacatatcaaattatcaaagtaccgaacgcgaatcatatgaacgtgatgaaaactagtttaacgataattcccatgtgttctcAGAAGCatttttctttatataagagtttgcccaggcttgtcctttgctacaaaaaggattgggccatcttgctgcaccttatttactttcattacttgttatccgttacaaattaccttatcacaaaactatctgttaccgataatttctatgcttgcagagaataatttactgaaaactgcttatcatttccttctgctcctcgttgggttcgacactcttacttatcgaaaggactacgatagatcccctatacttgtgggtcatcagtcacacaaacttactcaatgtatatcacgagatatggaaatgaataatacacacaaccacaagtaagcaatacaagcttacacaaatcgtatcacaatatatggaattgaatgatacaagcaaactcaagtaagcactacaagcttacacaagttatgtcatgagatatggaaatgaatgttacaagctagcaattcacactaagcATAAGGTAGAACAATAGTAGAAAGTATGAATTGCGAATataaagtgtaggcctaaataatctcttcaAGGGAATGGCCAacgcaatataatgaggacaataagatatagtgaatgcacggtcaagtgaacaaagtaaaccacaagtaaggagttagggttagggataaccaaagtcacgaagatgaggatgtatcccgatgttcacttccttggagggaagctagtcaccgttagagaggtggatgttaccacgaaggcacaccaacgccatgaaggctcaccctattctccttgagatatcacgacAAAGgtgattctcaaccactagtgatAGACCTTTAGACGGCCTCCAAACCGTCACAAACTTTatgggggacaaatcacaagttgattgttcaccggagcactcctaccgcctaggagtctccaacctccaagagtaataagaacaaaggggaaatgctcaagacttgctcaaatcactaaTTCCTTTGgtcgggagagggagagggagtggatctatcacttgattggagaaactCTCAAGAACTCTCTCGAATCTCTCcaagatctaagatttggtgtaggagaagtgagagggggccacttgtgttcttggggcGATTTGGGATGAAGTGGTCAACCCTCTACCGGATGGGTAGAGGGATATATATAGTGGTAGTGCAAATATGGCCGTTGGAGTGTAAGTGGTTGTGCCAGGACGGACATCCGGGCCTGGGGCTGAACATCCGGCGTTGTGAAGTGTGCACACAGGTACGCGGAAAAACAGGTTACggggcccggacatctggccaaacTTGGGGCCCCAGACATCTGGCCAAGTGCCGGACATCTGGCGTACACAAACAACATTTCGGTAAGGTTTCTGGACATCTACGGTCGGATTTCCGGGCCAAGTCCCGGATATCAGGCTAACCCAAAAACTGTAGAAACCCCAaaactaaaacatgcataactttcacatccggactccgattttgatgatcttgggctcgttttgaatctATGGAAAAAAACCCAGGTCCTCACATGGAGAACTACCCAAGATCAACAAAAATGGAGGATGCAAATTATgcaaaggttttatcatgtatttggGTAACCTATTTTGCTTTGATTTTTCTTTGGTGGATGTATAGGCATTTTGTATTTGTATTGGATAGGAGTGAAATATGCCTATGTTGGAATATGATGTGAGGAAGTAGAaatagaagatgttgacttgagcaaatctatcactaacccctttgatcccctcttaatagtgcgggatccctataactcaagaatcataaaaaaaCTATACTAGGTAGCTTCTGGAAACTCATTCTTGAGCATATGTCCTTTTCGATGGTCATCGATCCTCACAACTAAAGCCAAAGGAACTAATATCTTTGACTAAAGCATTCCAATTGAGCTTGATGTTGACGTTTATGCTTGACTCAAGTCAGAATGATAATCTTGATCATGACACTTGGTGAAGGCTTCAAATAGCTCCCCCATAAGCCATGCGGGGAGCATTGCATTGTATTCATCTTCATACATTcgtcatgtgatcatccacaagcttcaagcatgcaATCCTTCAGGATAgctatcttgaacttgcccttgtcaaccatgatcatcaacacttgatgtcatcctctcatggacacttgatctctctctctctctctctctctctctctctctctctctctctctctctctctctctctctctctctctctctctctctctctctgcgagcccatgagaatcacctaaccctAAAAAACATACCACGAGATCCTATGTGGTGCATCGTTTGCACTCGTGTGTTGACGATTTAGAGTTCGATCtctgagcttcatcttggtcaaccgttatctctactccatgtttaatcttgacgtcatgaagggtatattgaattcttcacttgaatagcttgctcaatcatgactcaacacatgagtccattatgatcATATCATTGAGCCACTCCTAGAATTCATCATACAAATCATCCTTTTAAGATCTTGATCCATTATGGCTCAGACCATAGCTCTAAGCATGGCAACCCTTAAGATACTCCAATGAACTCCATTTTGATCATCTCGATGTAATTGTTGCTTCAAAGGAGTTGTCTTTCATTATTCTTCAATCATTTTTCAATGGGACtaaccttcaaatgtatatctcaatgcaaacattagtcctaTAGGATTGttatttaattaccaaaaccacacatggagactacatgtactttcaacctccttgaagcccttgtcagtcctCACCCCACTGGTTGATATTACACATCTTTTTAAGCACAAATGTCGACAAAAACGGTTGCTATTTCATTGAGTTCCCCTTGCCCTCTTTCTTTTCCTTGGTGGCTGCCTTTTGAGTTGTAGCATTGGTTGAGCTTGCACAAATGATGTAGCCATGAATGGTGGAACCATAGGTGACACTTCGAAAACATCCAAATCAAGAGGCATCTGGTTGTCGATGGGAGGCTGGGAGTCCTCGACATAGGAGGCCACAAACTGGCTTTGGGGCATAGCAAGGGCCTGACTAAACTTTTGCATGCTCATTTCCTACAAGCGTAAGCATCAGTAAGAGTGGAGCACACTACACATCAGCAGTAGGAACTAGCACTAAACATGGACATTATGAACGAAGACTACATATTTAAACCTACGGCTATTTTGAACATGCGGATGTATGTGGACTTCTTAAAAAGAATTGGTGGCTGATGTATTCGGCTAGTCTTGGATGGCCGGCTCCTACATCCGTGCCCGCAAACCGGTTCCTGTCTGTCAACGGATGCGGTGTTCCGTTTGCAGTCTAACATAGCTTGCAAAATGGTCTTTTATTATGGGACACGCGGAGTAGTTTCTTTCTTTATTCAACAAATGATTTATGGATTCCACTTGATAAGCATAAATACCGTGAGATCTCAATTGACATTGCCGGAATTCAAGTGATTACAAAGCCAAAAAGTAGTCCTCTGTTAATCAATCCTAATTTCTAATCTAATCTAGAAAAAAAGGTTCACAGTTTGTACTACAGGCTAGATCTGAAACAGCTAGCTCTGACCGACacggaaaagaaagaaaaaatgcagCCTCTCTACAAACAAGACGAGCCGCCGACGACGACGTTGTTGTGGGCGTCCAGCGGGACGAAGGCGAGCGCGGCGAGGACGGCGAGCAGGCAAACGGGCACGAGCAGCAGCGAGAGCGGCGGCgggggcagcggcggcagcacgagcGGCAGGAAGGCGAGCGACGCGGCCACCCAGAGGAACACCATGAGCAGCTGGATGGTGAAgcagcccggcggcggcggcgttctctGGCAGCTCTTCGGCCCCCTGCGGCGCTGCGGCTTCTGCTCCACCTGCGCCGGAGGCATCTGCATTCGCCGACGGTGATCAGAGGTGCCCCTCGCCGCTCTCCTCTCCATCCTTGTAGGCGCAGGGATCGTACGAGAAGTTCAGACCCCGCGAAGGCAACTGACGGACCACGAGAGACTCTCCGGCCGGCCAGTCGGACGAGCTCGTCGGGGGAGGTATGAGGCTTCAGCGGAGGAGGGGGGAGGCTGCGATGGATTGTGCTTCTGGAAGAGGAAGGAGGCTGCACGCAATAGAAGGGGGCATCGAGCTGGTGGTGGTTCAACGGCTTTattagtagtaggagtaggagcagGATCAAAGTGGGGCGGCTGCTTGCTTCGGGGCAGGTTCGTTGAACAACGTGATGGCTAAGCTGCATGTTTTGACTGGACTCGGGCTCCAGCCACGCCCAACCTCGTATAGTCGCATCTCCGTTCCCATGCAAGCACACGCCGGGTCGTGGCTCCGTACGGCGAGATCGGGTCGGAGATCGCGTGCGCCCGGGGCCGGCGACGTGGAGATCTCGGCGTCTCGGGCAGTGGGGGGCAGCAGGTGCGGCGTATGTGGAGGAGCCAGTGGACGGACGCATGTGGGGAGCATGAATTCCAGGTCGTATTAGCCCAATTAGGACGTGTTTGTTGGTTGAGGGAAGGGGGCGACGCACCTGACCAAGTGCGTGCAGTCGGCGGTCGCCTTTCCCGTCCCCGATCTGTCGCCGCCGGCCGTCCGACAGCTTGCCCGCGCGCAGGTTCAGTGTCCCGGGGCATACGTACGGCGCGGCATCGGGTGTGCCTTCCCTGTCGCCGCCGCTTTCTAATTCGGGACACCATCGTGCGCCGACGCGTCGTCGTCATCACGGTTGTTGGAATGGTGGCGTGCTAATTTAGTTTGTTGATTAATTGGAGGAGACAGCATGTGCTCGTACTGTACTAGTTCTTGGCTGGGAAGAACACGTGCTGATTGCAGCAGGCGACTCGGCTGAAGATTGGAGCGACGACGTCAGCTTCTACGCACGGGCTTAAGCGTGTGTGCATGGATGCTGAGCTGTTATCGTCTGCGTGTTCAGGTTTCAAGCGTTTGAAAAGCGTGCGTGCGTACGAACGGGCGTCGCAAGGACTTTGCACAGTGAAGATTATCACAAGTGACCAGCAAATCAACAAATCATACACATAACTTTTCTTTTTGAGAGTATGCAAATTGCGTAAACTGAAAGAAGAAGAATCTTactcaaaagaagaagaagaagaagaagaatcgcCATGTACCAGAATAGTTCGTCTTCGAAAATATATCACGTACATGCTGATATGTGCTAGTGACATCAGAAGCCTGACCATATCTTGTTCTGTATCCAAGACGACTCGTCTAGAGTCCTTTTCTTTTTTGCAAATTACTCGTCGAAAGTCTTTGGTGCTGCACTTTATGCTCTTTTTTTTAGTCACATTCTTTGACAGTGACTTGACGGCGCCAAAAGGTATATGCCCAAGAAAAAGGAAGACGTTCGCCTGGAAACGTAACCGTGGTGCCATCCGATGAGCATGATCGCCATTTTTCTACGCAGTTTCTTAGACGGCAGGTGACTGCCTTTCTCTTTTCTGTATAAAGCGCGATCAGCCTCGACGCTAGCTCGCAAAATAAGGGCAACTTCAACGCTGTCCAGATCAGACGGTCCGGGCGCTTTTATCCATCCAACACGATTAGATATGATGGTTTCGTATCTAGGTCTCAACTCTCAAGTACTCcttttgtaaactaatataagagtgtttgaaacactactttagtattctaaacgcttttATTTATATTAGTTTATCGAGGGAGTACTAGTTTAACTAATGCATGTAATAGTTGCAACTTGTTTATGATGTTGGATTATGAGGTTCATCCTCGATTCctgttttcaaaactattgttcCAATGTGTTATGTTGGGCTATATAATGTTAaagtttagttataaaatttaaaaTCAATGTTGTTACCAAACTTGGCATATATATAAACTCACTACTTCAACCAAAGTGGTCACTACAACAATTATCTATTCTTCATCCCCTTAACCAAACACACAAATGGCTATCCATAGCCACCTCTTATCCTTCCAACCAAACACTAAAATGTGGTTATCCAACTCTCCTAATCCCTCACGACCAAACGGCAAAAAGTGGATATCCCCAACCACATGGTTAAGGATATCCTCAGCCAAGCCATCCTTGATCTTGAACAAAACGCCCATGATGACGAGAAGTTGAAGAAAATGGTGggtgcgaggatggtgggttgggtTCGTGGGTGTGAAGGTATGGATGGGAGGTGGGACGACGACCCTGGAGAAGAGACATGTCCCCCAAAAGATAGATGGATGATCGAGGCAATAACATGACTGACAACAATGGTGAATGGGCAAGACAACAAGACAATGCCAGTGGTGGTAGCAGGTAACCCATTGGTCAGCATAAGAGAGGATGGGTCGTGAAATAAAAAACACATTAAGTTTTCTAGATGTAACATACTGAGGTTGGTCGTTGCTTGATCCAATCAATTGTGATTTTGGAAAGAAGCATAACCCATAAGAGATAAACCCTAGCCACAAGAGTGGTAGAATCTCAATTTAATCATACGTGTTTCTATCGGTTATAGTCTTTTTTTTTCTAAGTCATAATAAAAAGGCTTACTGTAACTATATGTCTTGGTGCGGTCTCATGGCCAAGACAAAACACATCATGTAGTTTGTGGTGCTTTTGTCCCACAAAATGAC
The Triticum dicoccoides isolate Atlit2015 ecotype Zavitan chromosome 3A, WEW_v2.0, whole genome shotgun sequence genome window above contains:
- the LOC119272508 gene encoding protein AUXIN-REGULATED GENE INVOLVED IN ORGAN SIZE-like codes for the protein MERRAARGTSDHRRRMQMPPAQVEQKPQRRRGPKSCQRTPPPPGCFTIQLLMVFLWVAASLAFLPLVLPPLPPPPLSLLLVPVCLLAVLAALAFVPLDAHNNVVVGGSSCL